TGGACGCCCAGAAGCTGATGAGACCGCTCAAAGGCTCGCCTGTAGCCACGGAGGGATCGCCATGGCTGCCTCACAAGTAAGAGCATCACGTTTTCATCCTCACGGGGAAATATATTCATTTCTTCATCAGTCTGATGTtgactgaggaggagaggacgcGTCGGACGCTGTAAATGTGACGGAGTGATGCTCTACGCGCTGACAGCTGAATGTCTGCTGTAGTGAACGGGCAGAGGTGCAGTGTGGTCGCTGCTTTATCTccacagaggtcaaaggtcacataGTTATCTTCAGTCATGTTTACAGAGTAGCAGTTCAGcctgtcactgtgacctcttctctctctctgcagactgCTGGCTATCTGTGACATATCTGCCGACACCGGAGGCTCCATAGAGTTCATGAACGAGTGCACCACCATCGATAAGCCCTTCTGTATGTACGACGCCGACCAGCACATCGATCACGACAGGTACGCCGAGGATTTATGACCGGTGTCCTCTCTGCAGCAGGTGGATGctcaaaaacccaaaaaaacccactgcctctgttgtttttgttcagtaaaGATGATCaaagaataaaatgattcaattaGGTTGAAATATACCAAACTGCCTTTTCTCCAGATCGCTAACAAGCCAAAATAAACCAAAGTaccaataaaggaaaaaaaagccaaaaaacgaacaaaaagaaaaacacccaaacTCTGTTTAGTCCGATAAAAAAATGTACGCTTAGCCACGTCttaaaaatttcctaaaatcctagaaacaaacaaaaatcctaaaaaagtgctcaattcctagaaatgtcgtgATATCCTGGAAACACCTCTCAATCCtggaaatatccaaaaatccaagaaatgttttaaacatgctaaaattctagaaatttcaTAATATCctggaaatgacctaaaatcctgggactgtcctaaaatcatagaaatgtccttaaatcacataaacatgctaaaattctagaaatttcatagaatcctaaaaatgtcctaaaatcctagaaacataaaaaaatcctaaaaaagcactgaagtcatagaaatgtcctgatatccCAGAAAtatatcctagaaacatcctaaaatcctagaaatgtcctaaaaccttagaaatgtGCTTAAGTTCTAGAGATGTCCTGACGTTTTAGAAACgtgcaaaaatcctaaaaaagtgccgaattcctagaaatgtcctcatatCCTGGACAACCCCTttcaatcctagaaatgtccaaaaatcctagaaacgtgtcTGGGGGCAAAGTTGCCCCTAAACAAATACTGAATAGAATTAGAGGTCAAACGTGAGTTAGGAGCGTTTGAGGCAGAATGCATCCTGGGCCTCATTCGACTCTTGATAGTgaaatatgaaattttttttcttcatatgaaaaaaatgctctaTATGAACATTATTTAACTCTTCTTCTATGGTGGCGATGAAGTTGAAAATTCAGCTTTAAAGAACTGATGGCAGAGATGTGTAACTGATTAAATAATCATGatctttagtcttttttttacttttgctttcaGGTGAAATGGTTGATATTGAATGTGTGTAATTTCCTGCATATTATCTAAGTAAACATTTGCTTATTACACTGTATATCTGTGACATTAATGCTTGTGATCCCGGCAGCGTGGAGGGAAACGGGATCCTCATGTGCTCCATCGACAACCTTCCGGCTCAGCTCCCCATCGGAGCCACAGAGTACTTTGGCGACAGACTCTTCCCCTACATCTGGGAGATGGTAAGACGTCTGAGGTGTTTGAGGTGAGGCGAGAACAGCTGGTGTTTTCACCGCTGGGTTTCTGCTTCGGTCTGGCTTCTGGTTGAGTTTGCTTTGGGAGAGCGCTGCAGCAGGTTTCAGGTGGTGAATAAAAAAACCAGACAGACAGGATTTTCAGGAGCTCTAACTTTCAGCTGACGTTTCACTCCTCCAGCCTTTTTTAAGATCAACAATAATTAAGGTCACACCTTAGGCACACATGTGCAGCGACTGGCAGAGGTACGTAACAGAAAACTCTTTGAGGCAAATCTGTATTCTGTTGCTGAGGTGACAGAGTTCTCACACGGTGGAGCCGACAGTAAAACATCCAAATTCCCTCTTTAACTGGTGATGAATTAAGTGTTTTGTCATCATCAGCTGCCTTCAGACGCCACCAGACCGCTGGACGAAGAGGACTTCAGCCCGCAAGTCAGAGACGTAAGTCATATAATTTCACTTTTATGTGCTGCAGAAgcacatttctgttgttttaaccctttaaaagtcACACCAAGAAGTGTCTTTGCAAAATATCATACAACATTATAgacgatgaaaaaaaaatgattagatTAAACAATTTTgccaaagttttccttttgttacataatttgcagttgaaaaaaaaggtaataaatcacactgtattgcaatatatgttattgcaatactcaATATATCACAAAAGTTTGGAAATCGCAGTGATATTGTATCTTGACTGAAc
The Plectropomus leopardus isolate mb unplaced genomic scaffold, YSFRI_Pleo_2.0 unplaced_scaffold25178, whole genome shotgun sequence genome window above contains:
- the LOC121966596 gene encoding alpha-aminoadipic semialdehyde synthase, mitochondrial-like, with the translated sequence MRPLKGSPVATEGSPWLPHKLLAICDISADTGGSIEFMNECTTIDKPFCMYDADQHIDHDSVEGNGILMCSIDNLPAQLPIGATEYFGDRLFPYIWEMLPSDATRPLDEEDFSPQVRDAVITSNGVLTPKFEYIEKLRESR